One window from the genome of Cyprinus carpio isolate SPL01 chromosome B1, ASM1834038v1, whole genome shotgun sequence encodes:
- the ccdc149b gene encoding coiled-coil domain-containing protein 149-B isoform X3, translated as MNPSRRSESDWQGLVNEFLVCKRKLESKKEALLILSKELDTCQQERDQFKLMANQLRERHQGLKKKYRELIDGDPSLPPEKRNQVNLAQLLRDSREQNKQLSEEMKELKQRLAEVQGDNKLLRMTIAKQRLGDEEVGTRHFPAHEREDLVQQLERAREQNEALEQSLKAATDELQDVRAERNVYQEKAHRLNLEINHILGSHENRILDIDALCMENRYLHERLMQLQEEVSLLRSNVMKYKSALESKKNCKVYGKSNSSALTGVLSAKQVQELLLSEENGCSLPVTSQSISDLKSLATALLETIHEKNMVIQHQRQTNKILGNRVAELERKLKTLEVSGLWSLPGRKAVIVLSDSQHVQSTTEQSVHLTPESMAGDEEIVTGEEVTEDTGLSTDFSPDECQAVAVELNQEGDYFNRTYSVSQTPQFSNPAESIQPVESTQSKTLACCDSEKPVCPPERGSGQHNEDLTSRGCQSLNTEATLKVSEEEADVENEVPVVHSEEDFALEDSRPVASETFSGSSCISGSESSTPEQQTERSVEEETENVHTRNEPS; from the exons TTCCTGGTATGCAAGAGAAAGCTGGAGAGTAAGAAGGAGGCACTGCTGATCTTATCCAAAGAACTGGACACCTGCCAGCAGGAAAGGGATCAGTTTAAACTGATGGCAAACCAGCTCCGTGAACGCCACCAAGGGCTCAAGAAGAAGTACAGAGAGCTTATA GATGGCGACCCTTCTCTGCCTCCTGAAAAAAGAAACCAA GTCAATCTGGCCCAGTTACTGAGAGACTCACGTGAACAGAACAAACAGCTGAGCGAGGAGATGAAAGAACTGAAGCAACGTTTAGCGGAGGTGCAGGGTGATAACAAG CTGCTGAGGATGACCATCGCAAAGCAGCGTCTAGGAGACGAAGAGGTGGGGACTCGTCACTTTCCAGCCCATGAGAGAGAAGATCTTGTTCAGCAGTTAGAAAGAGCTCGAGAGCAG AATGAAGCACTGGAACAAAGCTTAAAGGCAGCCACGGATGAATTACAGGACGTGAGAGCAGAGCGTAATGTCTATCAGGAGAAAGCTCACAGACTAAACCTGGAAATTAACCACATCCTGGGAAGCCACGAGAATCGCATCCTAGATATTGATGCTCTGTGTATGGAGAACAG GTATCTGCATGAGCGGCTGATGCAGCTTCAGGAGGAGGTCAGCCTCCTCAGATCAAACGTCATGAAGTACAAG agTGCTTTGGAAAGCAAGAAGAACTGTAAAGTCTATGGCAAGTCCAACAGCAGTGCTCTGACAGGAGTCCTCTCTGCTAAACAAG TACAAGAGCTGTTGCTGTCAGAGGAGAATGGCTGCAGTCTCCCGGTCACTTCGCAGTCCATCAGTGACCTGAAGTCCCTGGCCACTGCTCTGCTGGAGACCATTCATGAGAAGAACATGGTCATCCAGCATCAACGGCAAACCAACAA GATCCTGGGTAACCGGGTTGCAGAACTTGAAAgaaagttgaaaacattagaagtGTCTGGGTTGTGGAGTCTACCAG GAAGGAAAGCTGTTATTGTCCTGAGTGACTCTCAGCATGTCCAGTCCACCACAGAACAGTCAGTCCATCTGACACCAGAGTCAATGG CAGGAGACGAAGAGATTGTTACTGGAGAAGAGGTGACAGAGGACACTGGACTCAGTACAGATTTCAGCCCAGATGAGTGTCAAGCCGTGGCAGTCGAGTTGAACCAAGAGGGTGATTATTTCAACCGCACATATTCAGTCTCACAAACTCCACAATTCAGCAATCCAGCAGAAAGTATCCAGCCTGTGGAGAGCACGCAGAGTAAAACCCTTGCTTGTTGTGACTCTGAGAAGCCTGTGTGTCCTCCTGAGAGGGGATCAGGACAACATAATGAAGATCTCACGAGCCGTGGATGTCAGTCTTTGAACACAGAAGCAACTTTGAAAGTTTCAGAAGAAGAGGCTGATGTGGAGAATGAAGTTCCTGTTGTTCATTCTGAGGAGGACTTTGCATTAGAGGACAGTCGGCCTGTGGCATCAGAGACCTTTAGTGGTTCTTCCTGTATTTCTGGATCTGAGTCAAGTACACCAGAACAGCAAACAGAGCGATCGGTCGAAGAAGAAACAGAGAATGTTCACACCAGGAATGAACCTTCATGA
- the ccdc149b gene encoding coiled-coil domain-containing protein 149-B isoform X1, which translates to MNPSRRSESDWQGLVNEFLVCKRKLESKKEALLILSKELDTCQQERDQFKLMANQLRERHQGLKKKYRELIDGDPSLPPEKRNQVNLAQLLRDSREQNKQLSEEMKELKQRLAEVQGDNKLLRMTIAKQRLGDEEVGTRHFPAHEREDLVQQLERAREQNEALEQSLKAATDELQDVRAERNVYQEKAHRLNLEINHILGSHENRILDIDALCMENRYLHERLMQLQEEVSLLRSNVMKYKSALESKKNCKVYGKSNSSALTGVLSAKQVQELLLSEENGCSLPVTSQSISDLKSLATALLETIHEKNMVIQHQRQTNKILGNRVAELERKLKTLEVSGLWSLPGITYNVSLGLGRRKAVIVLSDSQHVQSTTEQSVHLTPESMAGDEEIVTGEEVTEDTGLSTDFSPDECQAVAVELNQEGDYFNRTYSVSQTPQFSNPAESIQPVESTQSKTLACCDSEKPVCPPERGSGQHNEDLTSRGCQSLNTEATLKVSEEEADVENEVPVVHSEEDFALEDSRPVASETFSGSSCISGSESSTPEQQTERSVEEETENVHTRNEPS; encoded by the exons TTCCTGGTATGCAAGAGAAAGCTGGAGAGTAAGAAGGAGGCACTGCTGATCTTATCCAAAGAACTGGACACCTGCCAGCAGGAAAGGGATCAGTTTAAACTGATGGCAAACCAGCTCCGTGAACGCCACCAAGGGCTCAAGAAGAAGTACAGAGAGCTTATA GATGGCGACCCTTCTCTGCCTCCTGAAAAAAGAAACCAA GTCAATCTGGCCCAGTTACTGAGAGACTCACGTGAACAGAACAAACAGCTGAGCGAGGAGATGAAAGAACTGAAGCAACGTTTAGCGGAGGTGCAGGGTGATAACAAG CTGCTGAGGATGACCATCGCAAAGCAGCGTCTAGGAGACGAAGAGGTGGGGACTCGTCACTTTCCAGCCCATGAGAGAGAAGATCTTGTTCAGCAGTTAGAAAGAGCTCGAGAGCAG AATGAAGCACTGGAACAAAGCTTAAAGGCAGCCACGGATGAATTACAGGACGTGAGAGCAGAGCGTAATGTCTATCAGGAGAAAGCTCACAGACTAAACCTGGAAATTAACCACATCCTGGGAAGCCACGAGAATCGCATCCTAGATATTGATGCTCTGTGTATGGAGAACAG GTATCTGCATGAGCGGCTGATGCAGCTTCAGGAGGAGGTCAGCCTCCTCAGATCAAACGTCATGAAGTACAAG agTGCTTTGGAAAGCAAGAAGAACTGTAAAGTCTATGGCAAGTCCAACAGCAGTGCTCTGACAGGAGTCCTCTCTGCTAAACAAG TACAAGAGCTGTTGCTGTCAGAGGAGAATGGCTGCAGTCTCCCGGTCACTTCGCAGTCCATCAGTGACCTGAAGTCCCTGGCCACTGCTCTGCTGGAGACCATTCATGAGAAGAACATGGTCATCCAGCATCAACGGCAAACCAACAA GATCCTGGGTAACCGGGTTGCAGAACTTGAAAgaaagttgaaaacattagaagtGTCTGGGTTGTGGAGTCTACCAG GCATCACCTACAATGTGTCTCTCGGACTAGGga GAAGGAAAGCTGTTATTGTCCTGAGTGACTCTCAGCATGTCCAGTCCACCACAGAACAGTCAGTCCATCTGACACCAGAGTCAATGG CAGGAGACGAAGAGATTGTTACTGGAGAAGAGGTGACAGAGGACACTGGACTCAGTACAGATTTCAGCCCAGATGAGTGTCAAGCCGTGGCAGTCGAGTTGAACCAAGAGGGTGATTATTTCAACCGCACATATTCAGTCTCACAAACTCCACAATTCAGCAATCCAGCAGAAAGTATCCAGCCTGTGGAGAGCACGCAGAGTAAAACCCTTGCTTGTTGTGACTCTGAGAAGCCTGTGTGTCCTCCTGAGAGGGGATCAGGACAACATAATGAAGATCTCACGAGCCGTGGATGTCAGTCTTTGAACACAGAAGCAACTTTGAAAGTTTCAGAAGAAGAGGCTGATGTGGAGAATGAAGTTCCTGTTGTTCATTCTGAGGAGGACTTTGCATTAGAGGACAGTCGGCCTGTGGCATCAGAGACCTTTAGTGGTTCTTCCTGTATTTCTGGATCTGAGTCAAGTACACCAGAACAGCAAACAGAGCGATCGGTCGAAGAAGAAACAGAGAATGTTCACACCAGGAATGAACCTTCATGA
- the ccdc149b gene encoding coiled-coil domain-containing protein 149-B isoform X2 → MNPSRRSESDWQGLVNEFLVCKRKLESKKEALLILSKELDTCQQERDQFKLMANQLRERHQGLKKKYRELIDGDPSLPPEKRNQVNLAQLLRDSREQNKQLSEEMKELKQRLAEVQGDNKLLRMTIAKQRLGDEEVGTRHFPAHEREDLVQQLERAREQNEALEQSLKAATDELQDVRAERNVYQEKAHRLNLEINHILGSHENRILDIDALCMENRYLHERLMQLQEEVSLLRSNVMKYKSALESKKNCKVYGKSNSSALTGVLSAKQVQELLLSEENGCSLPVTSQSISDLKSLATALLETIHEKNMVIQHQRQTNKILGNRVAELERKLKTLEVSGLWSLPGITYNVSLGLGRRKAVIVLSDSQHVQSTTEQSVHLTPESMGDEEIVTGEEVTEDTGLSTDFSPDECQAVAVELNQEGDYFNRTYSVSQTPQFSNPAESIQPVESTQSKTLACCDSEKPVCPPERGSGQHNEDLTSRGCQSLNTEATLKVSEEEADVENEVPVVHSEEDFALEDSRPVASETFSGSSCISGSESSTPEQQTERSVEEETENVHTRNEPS, encoded by the exons TTCCTGGTATGCAAGAGAAAGCTGGAGAGTAAGAAGGAGGCACTGCTGATCTTATCCAAAGAACTGGACACCTGCCAGCAGGAAAGGGATCAGTTTAAACTGATGGCAAACCAGCTCCGTGAACGCCACCAAGGGCTCAAGAAGAAGTACAGAGAGCTTATA GATGGCGACCCTTCTCTGCCTCCTGAAAAAAGAAACCAA GTCAATCTGGCCCAGTTACTGAGAGACTCACGTGAACAGAACAAACAGCTGAGCGAGGAGATGAAAGAACTGAAGCAACGTTTAGCGGAGGTGCAGGGTGATAACAAG CTGCTGAGGATGACCATCGCAAAGCAGCGTCTAGGAGACGAAGAGGTGGGGACTCGTCACTTTCCAGCCCATGAGAGAGAAGATCTTGTTCAGCAGTTAGAAAGAGCTCGAGAGCAG AATGAAGCACTGGAACAAAGCTTAAAGGCAGCCACGGATGAATTACAGGACGTGAGAGCAGAGCGTAATGTCTATCAGGAGAAAGCTCACAGACTAAACCTGGAAATTAACCACATCCTGGGAAGCCACGAGAATCGCATCCTAGATATTGATGCTCTGTGTATGGAGAACAG GTATCTGCATGAGCGGCTGATGCAGCTTCAGGAGGAGGTCAGCCTCCTCAGATCAAACGTCATGAAGTACAAG agTGCTTTGGAAAGCAAGAAGAACTGTAAAGTCTATGGCAAGTCCAACAGCAGTGCTCTGACAGGAGTCCTCTCTGCTAAACAAG TACAAGAGCTGTTGCTGTCAGAGGAGAATGGCTGCAGTCTCCCGGTCACTTCGCAGTCCATCAGTGACCTGAAGTCCCTGGCCACTGCTCTGCTGGAGACCATTCATGAGAAGAACATGGTCATCCAGCATCAACGGCAAACCAACAA GATCCTGGGTAACCGGGTTGCAGAACTTGAAAgaaagttgaaaacattagaagtGTCTGGGTTGTGGAGTCTACCAG GCATCACCTACAATGTGTCTCTCGGACTAGGga GAAGGAAAGCTGTTATTGTCCTGAGTGACTCTCAGCATGTCCAGTCCACCACAGAACAGTCAGTCCATCTGACACCAGAGTCAATGG GAGACGAAGAGATTGTTACTGGAGAAGAGGTGACAGAGGACACTGGACTCAGTACAGATTTCAGCCCAGATGAGTGTCAAGCCGTGGCAGTCGAGTTGAACCAAGAGGGTGATTATTTCAACCGCACATATTCAGTCTCACAAACTCCACAATTCAGCAATCCAGCAGAAAGTATCCAGCCTGTGGAGAGCACGCAGAGTAAAACCCTTGCTTGTTGTGACTCTGAGAAGCCTGTGTGTCCTCCTGAGAGGGGATCAGGACAACATAATGAAGATCTCACGAGCCGTGGATGTCAGTCTTTGAACACAGAAGCAACTTTGAAAGTTTCAGAAGAAGAGGCTGATGTGGAGAATGAAGTTCCTGTTGTTCATTCTGAGGAGGACTTTGCATTAGAGGACAGTCGGCCTGTGGCATCAGAGACCTTTAGTGGTTCTTCCTGTATTTCTGGATCTGAGTCAAGTACACCAGAACAGCAAACAGAGCGATCGGTCGAAGAAGAAACAGAGAATGTTCACACCAGGAATGAACCTTCATGA
- the ccdc149b gene encoding coiled-coil domain-containing protein 149-B isoform X4: protein MNPSRRSESDWQGLVNEFLVCKRKLESKKEALLILSKELDTCQQERDQFKLMANQLRERHQGLKKKYRELIDGDPSLPPEKRNQVNLAQLLRDSREQNKQLSEEMKELKQRLAEVQGDNKLLRMTIAKQRLGDEEVGTRHFPAHEREDLVQQLERAREQNEALEQSLKAATDELQDVRAERNVYQEKAHRLNLEINHILGSHENRILDIDALCMENRYLHERLMQLQEEVSLLRSNVMKYKSALESKKNCKVYGKSNSSALTGVLSAKQVQELLLSEENGCSLPVTSQSISDLKSLATALLETIHEKNMVIQHQRQTNKILGNRVAELERKLKTLEVSGLWSLPGRKAVIVLSDSQHVQSTTEQSVHLTPESMGDEEIVTGEEVTEDTGLSTDFSPDECQAVAVELNQEGDYFNRTYSVSQTPQFSNPAESIQPVESTQSKTLACCDSEKPVCPPERGSGQHNEDLTSRGCQSLNTEATLKVSEEEADVENEVPVVHSEEDFALEDSRPVASETFSGSSCISGSESSTPEQQTERSVEEETENVHTRNEPS, encoded by the exons TTCCTGGTATGCAAGAGAAAGCTGGAGAGTAAGAAGGAGGCACTGCTGATCTTATCCAAAGAACTGGACACCTGCCAGCAGGAAAGGGATCAGTTTAAACTGATGGCAAACCAGCTCCGTGAACGCCACCAAGGGCTCAAGAAGAAGTACAGAGAGCTTATA GATGGCGACCCTTCTCTGCCTCCTGAAAAAAGAAACCAA GTCAATCTGGCCCAGTTACTGAGAGACTCACGTGAACAGAACAAACAGCTGAGCGAGGAGATGAAAGAACTGAAGCAACGTTTAGCGGAGGTGCAGGGTGATAACAAG CTGCTGAGGATGACCATCGCAAAGCAGCGTCTAGGAGACGAAGAGGTGGGGACTCGTCACTTTCCAGCCCATGAGAGAGAAGATCTTGTTCAGCAGTTAGAAAGAGCTCGAGAGCAG AATGAAGCACTGGAACAAAGCTTAAAGGCAGCCACGGATGAATTACAGGACGTGAGAGCAGAGCGTAATGTCTATCAGGAGAAAGCTCACAGACTAAACCTGGAAATTAACCACATCCTGGGAAGCCACGAGAATCGCATCCTAGATATTGATGCTCTGTGTATGGAGAACAG GTATCTGCATGAGCGGCTGATGCAGCTTCAGGAGGAGGTCAGCCTCCTCAGATCAAACGTCATGAAGTACAAG agTGCTTTGGAAAGCAAGAAGAACTGTAAAGTCTATGGCAAGTCCAACAGCAGTGCTCTGACAGGAGTCCTCTCTGCTAAACAAG TACAAGAGCTGTTGCTGTCAGAGGAGAATGGCTGCAGTCTCCCGGTCACTTCGCAGTCCATCAGTGACCTGAAGTCCCTGGCCACTGCTCTGCTGGAGACCATTCATGAGAAGAACATGGTCATCCAGCATCAACGGCAAACCAACAA GATCCTGGGTAACCGGGTTGCAGAACTTGAAAgaaagttgaaaacattagaagtGTCTGGGTTGTGGAGTCTACCAG GAAGGAAAGCTGTTATTGTCCTGAGTGACTCTCAGCATGTCCAGTCCACCACAGAACAGTCAGTCCATCTGACACCAGAGTCAATGG GAGACGAAGAGATTGTTACTGGAGAAGAGGTGACAGAGGACACTGGACTCAGTACAGATTTCAGCCCAGATGAGTGTCAAGCCGTGGCAGTCGAGTTGAACCAAGAGGGTGATTATTTCAACCGCACATATTCAGTCTCACAAACTCCACAATTCAGCAATCCAGCAGAAAGTATCCAGCCTGTGGAGAGCACGCAGAGTAAAACCCTTGCTTGTTGTGACTCTGAGAAGCCTGTGTGTCCTCCTGAGAGGGGATCAGGACAACATAATGAAGATCTCACGAGCCGTGGATGTCAGTCTTTGAACACAGAAGCAACTTTGAAAGTTTCAGAAGAAGAGGCTGATGTGGAGAATGAAGTTCCTGTTGTTCATTCTGAGGAGGACTTTGCATTAGAGGACAGTCGGCCTGTGGCATCAGAGACCTTTAGTGGTTCTTCCTGTATTTCTGGATCTGAGTCAAGTACACCAGAACAGCAAACAGAGCGATCGGTCGAAGAAGAAACAGAGAATGTTCACACCAGGAATGAACCTTCATGA